The following proteins are co-located in the Halarcobacter sp. genome:
- the gltB gene encoding glutamate synthase large subunit — MGCNLDLLTSFKDNCGFGLVADLKNRPSHKNLEDAITSLERMMHRGAVAADGKTGDGSGLLLSMPDKFMRKIASESGIDLPERYAVAMIFTRDLDDIETFKLQCEENDLKVLLTREVPVDKDALGKQALESLPHIIQVFVSANALMSLKRFDAMLYLTRKECEHKLVEKSDFYIPTFSSKVIAYKGLIMPTHIKHFYIDLRDEDFQISFSLFHQRFSTNTLPQWRLAQPFRSIAHNGEINSVEANRVNVQIKSEQIESEVFTDEEIKRILPILQDGGSDSASLDNMFEFLIVNGVDFFKAARSMIPAPWQNAPHMDSELRAFYEYTSTAMEAWDGPAAVSLTDGRHIGCLIDRNGLRPSKYIITKDHKIYITSEYGTVFLEEDNILERGRLQSGQMIGLDLKHGKVLKEEDINTYLKSSQNYSKWLNGDMEYLQEYIDESFVDVDDYKFEDLEKRQKYFNITYEVLDQMIDPMAKDGKEPVGSMGDDTPLACFSNVNRNFTDFFRQKFAQVTNPPIDPYREKIVMSLETGFGHIHNVLDEKPEYARRLKVASPILMKEKYDVLVSFGDSKSPRYDDYYKNRTFTTTFKSDLKASLEQLASFVVKAVRDDKVSVIILDDRDINEDTKLIPMAMAVGYVNEKLIAEGIRHSVSLVAVSGEVYDPHMAAVMIAYGATAIYPYMMYASTVALYERKDISKYKMQRLLKNTQKAVNAGLLKIMSKMGICTIASYRNSRLFDIIGLSDEIIANCFEGSHSDLSGLGYEDIEKRIEKSHFDAFFDDKHMFPLNLGGFYKYLDGGEYHDYGPATTNAMHNKQAKNKEDISDFDKLRELVETRDKKFIRDFFEFNSDKEAIDISEVESKDEIFKRFATAAMSCGSISPEAHEAMAIAMNTIGGMSNSGEGGEDPARFGTIKNSKIKQVASGRFGVTPGYLRSAQEIQIKVAQGAKPGEGGQLPGHKVTALIASLRHTVEGVTLISPPPHHDIYSIEDLAQLIFDLKQINQEAKITVKLVSTIGVGTIAAGVAKAYADRIVISGADGGTGAAPLTSIKHTGNPWELGLSEAHNALKANHLRESVHVQTDGGLKTGLDVVKAAMLGAESYAFGTASLTLLGCKILRICHTNKCSVGVATQDEDLREHFNGTVERLISYFTFIAEDVRAILAKLGYKSLEEIVGRSDLLKVIDDEFAQKFDFQNVLRKIDGVDTCQKDKNEPFDKNKFERELLKKVHRTIEQPTTPIKVKETISNLNRSFGTLISGEIAKYYGDAGLPDGSINIFLKGIAGQSFGALLSKGMNLYLDGAANDYVGKGMHGGKIIINTPHQGPEFAGAGNTCLYGATGGKLYVRAAVGERFAVRNSGCTAVVEGTGDNACEYMTGGIVVILGDTGINFGAGMTGGLSFVYDPEKHFVDKMNQELIEAVRIDTDDTERERLYLKRLLMDYLNETESQRAEDILENFRAEIRNFWLVKPKNMTVLPLNPEEGD; from the coding sequence ATGGGATGTAATTTAGATTTACTTACTTCTTTTAAAGATAACTGTGGTTTTGGTCTTGTTGCAGATTTAAAAAACAGACCTAGTCACAAGAATTTAGAAGATGCTATAACATCGCTAGAGCGAATGATGCACAGAGGTGCAGTGGCTGCTGATGGTAAAACGGGGGATGGATCGGGTTTACTATTATCTATGCCAGATAAATTTATGAGAAAGATTGCTTCTGAAAGTGGTATTGATTTACCAGAAAGATATGCAGTTGCAATGATATTTACTAGAGATTTAGATGATATTGAAACATTTAAATTACAATGTGAAGAGAATGATTTAAAGGTACTACTAACTAGAGAAGTACCTGTTGATAAGGATGCTTTAGGAAAACAAGCTTTAGAATCTTTACCTCATATTATACAAGTGTTTGTAAGTGCAAATGCTTTAATGAGTTTAAAAAGATTTGATGCAATGCTTTACTTAACAAGAAAAGAGTGTGAGCACAAATTAGTAGAAAAAAGTGATTTTTATATTCCAACGTTTTCATCTAAAGTAATAGCCTATAAAGGGCTTATTATGCCTACGCATATCAAACATTTTTATATCGATTTAAGGGATGAAGATTTTCAAATCTCTTTTTCTCTTTTTCACCAGAGATTTTCTACAAATACTCTGCCACAATGGAGATTAGCTCAACCATTTAGATCAATAGCACATAATGGTGAGATCAATTCAGTTGAAGCAAATAGAGTAAATGTACAAATCAAATCAGAACAAATTGAATCTGAAGTATTTACTGATGAAGAGATTAAAAGAATATTACCTATTTTACAAGATGGTGGATCAGATTCAGCATCATTAGATAATATGTTTGAATTTTTAATTGTAAATGGTGTTGATTTCTTCAAAGCTGCAAGAAGTATGATTCCTGCACCTTGGCAAAATGCACCACATATGGACTCTGAATTAAGAGCATTTTATGAATACACATCAACTGCAATGGAAGCTTGGGATGGACCAGCTGCTGTATCTTTAACTGATGGTAGACATATTGGATGTTTAATTGATAGAAATGGTTTAAGACCATCAAAATATATTATTACAAAAGATCATAAAATCTATATCACTTCTGAGTATGGAACTGTATTTTTAGAAGAAGATAATATTCTTGAAAGGGGAAGACTTCAATCTGGACAAATGATTGGACTTGACCTTAAACATGGTAAGGTTTTAAAAGAGGAAGATATTAATACTTATTTAAAATCTTCACAAAACTATAGCAAATGGTTAAATGGAGATATGGAGTATCTTCAAGAGTATATTGATGAATCATTTGTTGATGTTGATGATTATAAGTTTGAAGATTTAGAAAAAAGACAAAAATATTTTAATATTACTTATGAAGTACTGGATCAAATGATTGATCCAATGGCAAAAGATGGTAAAGAACCAGTTGGTTCTATGGGAGATGATACTCCTTTAGCATGTTTTTCAAATGTAAATAGAAATTTTACTGACTTTTTTAGACAAAAATTTGCACAGGTAACAAACCCACCAATTGACCCATATAGAGAAAAAATTGTAATGTCTTTAGAGACGGGTTTTGGTCATATTCATAATGTTTTAGATGAAAAACCTGAATACGCAAGAAGATTAAAAGTTGCTAGTCCAATTTTAATGAAAGAAAAATATGATGTGTTAGTTTCATTTGGTGATTCAAAGTCTCCTAGATATGATGATTACTATAAAAATAGAACTTTTACTACTACATTTAAAAGTGATTTAAAAGCATCGTTAGAACAATTAGCTTCTTTTGTTGTAAAAGCTGTAAGAGATGACAAAGTTTCAGTTATTATTTTAGATGATAGAGATATTAATGAAGATACAAAGCTTATCCCTATGGCAATGGCAGTTGGATATGTAAATGAAAAATTAATTGCTGAAGGTATTAGACACAGTGTATCTTTAGTTGCTGTATCAGGAGAAGTATATGATCCACATATGGCAGCTGTAATGATAGCATATGGTGCAACAGCAATTTATCCATATATGATGTATGCTTCAACAGTTGCATTATATGAAAGAAAAGATATATCAAAATATAAGATGCAAAGACTTCTTAAAAATACCCAAAAAGCAGTAAATGCTGGACTTCTTAAAATTATGTCTAAAATGGGTATTTGTACTATCGCTTCGTATAGAAATTCAAGATTATTTGATATTATCGGATTAAGTGATGAAATTATTGCAAATTGTTTTGAAGGTAGTCACTCTGACTTATCTGGTCTTGGATATGAAGATATTGAAAAAAGAATTGAAAAATCACATTTTGATGCTTTTTTTGATGATAAACATATGTTCCCATTAAATCTTGGTGGATTTTATAAATATTTAGATGGCGGTGAATACCATGATTATGGTCCAGCTACTACTAATGCAATGCATAATAAACAAGCAAAAAACAAAGAAGATATTTCTGATTTTGATAAACTAAGAGAACTAGTAGAAACTAGAGATAAAAAGTTTATTAGAGATTTCTTTGAGTTTAATTCAGATAAAGAAGCTATTGATATAAGTGAAGTTGAATCAAAAGATGAAATATTTAAAAGATTTGCAACTGCAGCTATGTCATGTGGTTCTATTTCACCAGAAGCTCACGAAGCTATGGCAATAGCTATGAATACTATTGGTGGAATGAGTAACTCAGGTGAAGGTGGAGAAGATCCAGCTAGATTTGGAACTATTAAAAACTCTAAAATTAAACAAGTTGCTTCAGGTAGATTTGGTGTTACTCCAGGATATTTAAGAAGTGCCCAAGAGATTCAAATTAAAGTAGCTCAAGGTGCAAAACCAGGTGAGGGTGGACAATTACCAGGTCACAAAGTTACAGCACTTATTGCATCTTTAAGACATACAGTTGAAGGTGTTACACTTATTTCACCTCCACCACACCATGATATTTATTCTATTGAGGATTTAGCTCAATTGATTTTTGATTTAAAACAAATCAATCAAGAAGCTAAAATAACTGTAAAATTAGTATCAACAATTGGTGTTGGGACAATTGCAGCTGGTGTTGCAAAAGCATATGCTGATAGAATTGTAATTTCTGGTGCTGATGGTGGTACAGGAGCTGCTCCTTTAACATCTATTAAACACACTGGTAATCCTTGGGAATTGGGATTATCTGAAGCACATAATGCTTTAAAAGCTAACCATTTAAGAGAATCAGTACATGTACAAACAGATGGTGGTTTAAAAACAGGTCTTGATGTAGTAAAAGCTGCAATGCTTGGAGCTGAATCTTATGCTTTTGGTACAGCTTCTTTAACACTTCTTGGATGTAAAATTTTAAGAATTTGTCATACAAACAAATGTTCTGTTGGTGTTGCAACTCAAGATGAAGATTTAAGAGAGCATTTTAATGGTACAGTTGAAAGACTTATCTCATACTTTACTTTTATTGCAGAAGATGTAAGAGCAATTCTTGCTAAACTTGGTTATAAATCATTAGAAGAGATAGTAGGTAGAAGTGATTTATTAAAAGTTATTGATGATGAATTTGCACAAAAATTTGATTTCCAAAATGTTTTAAGAAAAATTGATGGTGTAGATACATGTCAAAAAGATAAAAATGAACCATTTGATAAAAATAAATTTGAAAGAGAATTACTTAAAAAAGTTCATAGAACAATTGAGCAACCAACAACACCTATCAAAGTTAAAGAGACTATCTCTAACTTAAATAGATCATTTGGTACACTGATTTCTGGTGAGATTGCTAAATATTATGGCGATGCAGGATTACCTGATGGTTCAATTAATATTTTCCTAAAAGGTATTGCTGGTCAATCATTTGGAGCATTGTTATCTAAAGGGATGAACCTTTATTTAGATGGAGCTGCAAATGATTATGTTGGTAAAGGTATGCATGGTGGTAAAATCATTATAAATACTCCTCATCAAGGTCCGGAATTTGCTGGTGCTGGTAATACTTGTTTATATGGTGCGACTGGCGGGAAACTTTATGTAAGAGCTGCAGTTGGTGAAAGATTTGCTGTTAGAAACTCTGGATGTACTGCTGTTGTAGAAGGAACAGGTGATAATGCTTGTGAATATATGACAGGTGGTATTGTTGTTATTTTAGGTGACACTGGTATTAACTTTGGTGCTGGTATGACAGGTGGTTTATCATTTGTTTATGACCCTGAAAAACATTTTGTTGATAAAATGAACCAAGAGCTAATTGAAGCAGTTAGAATTGATACAGATGATACTGAAAGAGAAAGACTGTATCTAAAAAGATTGCTTATGGATTATTTAAATGAAACAGAATCTCAAAGAGCTGAAGATATTTTAGAAAACTTTAGAGCAGAGATTAGAAACTTCTGGCTGGTAAAACCAAAAAATATGACAGTTTTACCACTTAATCCAGAGGAGGGAGATTAA
- a CDS encoding TRAP transporter large permease subunit — translation MSLAVLFAIFFFLVILGTPISICLGASTFVTLMFFTDISPIEISAMIFEKVHHYSLMAIPMFIFAGNLLSKGSAAQRIIEFAKSCVGHLPGGLPISAIFASIIFAAVSGSSPATVVAIGSIMFGAIMQAGYPKKYAIGTIATSGSLGILIPPSIVLIVYGVTAEVSIGKLFMAGVVPGLMLGIMLMTVTYIGARRLGFEKTEPQPMKIRLAKMKDASWGLFTIVLVIGGIYGGIFTPTEAAAVACVWAFIVSVFIYKDIKLSKIYITALESAKTTAMIMFIIANAMLFAHFLTIENIPHMITEALVEANVNKYMFLLMVNLLLILAGSFMEPSAIIMIMVPLLLPVAVALGIDPIHFGILITVNMELGMVSPPVGLNLFVTSGLTGMSIKDVIVAAFPWTMTILVGLILITYIPDISLFLPNLMYGH, via the coding sequence ATGAGTTTAGCTGTATTATTTGCAATATTTTTCTTCCTTGTTATTTTAGGAACACCTATTTCAATCTGCTTAGGTGCTTCAACTTTTGTAACACTTATGTTTTTTACTGATATTTCACCTATTGAAATCTCAGCTATGATATTCGAAAAAGTTCACCATTATTCATTAATGGCTATTCCAATGTTTATTTTTGCAGGTAACTTACTGAGTAAAGGTAGTGCAGCACAAAGAATTATTGAGTTTGCAAAATCTTGTGTTGGACACTTACCAGGTGGTCTTCCTATATCAGCTATTTTTGCATCTATTATTTTTGCTGCTGTTTCTGGTTCATCTCCTGCAACTGTTGTTGCTATTGGTTCAATTATGTTTGGTGCAATTATGCAAGCTGGTTATCCTAAGAAATATGCAATTGGTACGATTGCAACATCTGGGTCGTTAGGTATTCTTATTCCACCATCAATTGTATTAATCGTTTATGGTGTTACAGCAGAGGTTTCTATTGGTAAACTATTTATGGCAGGTGTTGTTCCAGGACTTATGCTTGGTATTATGTTAATGACTGTAACTTATATTGGTGCAAGAAGACTTGGTTTTGAAAAAACTGAACCGCAACCTATGAAAATTAGATTAGCGAAAATGAAAGATGCATCATGGGGATTATTTACAATTGTACTTGTAATTGGTGGTATCTATGGTGGTATCTTTACTCCAACTGAAGCTGCTGCAGTTGCTTGTGTTTGGGCATTTATTGTTTCTGTATTTATTTATAAAGATATTAAATTATCTAAAATATATATTACTGCTTTAGAATCAGCAAAAACAACTGCAATGATTATGTTTATTATTGCAAATGCTATGTTATTTGCTCACTTCTTAACTATTGAGAATATTCCCCATATGATTACAGAAGCTTTAGTTGAAGCAAATGTAAATAAATATATGTTCTTACTTATGGTTAACTTACTTCTAATTTTAGCTGGTTCATTTATGGAGCCAAGTGCTATTATTATGATTATGGTTCCATTATTACTTCCTGTTGCCGTTGCACTTGGAATTGATCCTATTCATTTTGGTATCTTAATCACAGTAAATATGGAGCTAGGAATGGTATCCCCACCTGTTGGACTGAATCTTTTTGTAACCTCAGGTCTTACAGGAATGAGTATCAAAGATGTAATCGTCGCCGCATTCCCTTGGACAATGACTATTTTAGTTGGACTTATATTAATCACATATATTCCAGATATTTCATTGTTCTTACCAAATTTAATGTATGGACATTAA
- a CDS encoding TRAP transporter small permease, with the protein MIIFKMISKTIGFINQSIAAIGISAGVAVAFTNVVARYVFDASLVWASELSVYLFLWSVFFGAAYCFKKDAHIAVTIVLDAMPSRLAKAMLLLSHIITIVFLIAVAYYGYEYLLLVIDLDERSIDMWDMPMWIPYLVIPVSFAFASYRVAERIHAILSTPHDKILKESEAEHVLAEMGIGARRNQENENVKELNEMVKEVEKKTGGML; encoded by the coding sequence ATGATTATATTTAAAATGATAAGTAAAACTATTGGTTTTATAAACCAATCAATTGCAGCCATTGGTATTTCTGCTGGTGTTGCAGTTGCATTTACAAATGTAGTGGCAAGATATGTATTTGATGCCTCATTAGTTTGGGCATCAGAGTTAAGTGTATACTTGTTCTTATGGAGTGTATTTTTTGGAGCAGCTTATTGCTTTAAAAAAGATGCACATATTGCAGTAACAATTGTACTTGATGCAATGCCATCAAGATTAGCAAAAGCGATGTTATTATTGTCTCATATTATTACAATTGTATTTTTAATAGCAGTTGCATATTATGGTTATGAATATCTGCTTTTAGTTATAGATTTAGATGAAAGATCAATAGATATGTGGGATATGCCTATGTGGATTCCATATTTGGTAATTCCGGTTTCATTTGCATTTGCATCATATAGAGTTGCAGAAAGGATACATGCAATTTTATCTACACCCCATGATAAAATCTTAAAAGAGAGCGAAGCTGAACACGTATTGGCTGAAATGGGTATTGGGGCTAGAAGAAACCAAGAAAATGAAAATGTTAAGGAATTAAACGAAATGGTTAAAGAAGTAGAAAAGAAAACAGGAGGGATGCTATGA
- the zupT gene encoding zinc transporter ZupT: MFELYGIEDYLYAFLLTLFAGLSTSFGAIIAFYSKAKSDILLSLGLGFSAGVMIYVSFMEILQKAKDSFIEITSNEIVSETFVLICFFGGILFSAIIDKLIPEDVNPHEPKSYNELEELKPNHNIKNKQTLHRTGVFTALAIGIHNFPEGFATFISSLNDISIGITIALAIAIHNIPEGMAISLPIYHATNNKKKAFWYSTLSGFAEPIGAIVGFFLLYPIMGEATLGVTFGIVAGIMIYISFDELLPAARVYGNAHTTILGLVLGMFIMALSLLTFNFI, translated from the coding sequence ATGTTTGAATTATATGGAATAGAAGATTATCTATATGCCTTTTTATTAACTTTATTTGCTGGTTTATCTACTTCTTTTGGAGCAATAATAGCTTTTTATTCAAAAGCAAAAAGTGATATTTTACTTTCACTTGGACTTGGTTTTTCAGCTGGGGTAATGATTTACGTTTCATTTATGGAGATACTACAAAAAGCAAAAGATTCCTTTATAGAGATCACTTCAAATGAAATTGTTTCAGAAACATTTGTATTAATCTGTTTTTTTGGTGGAATTCTTTTTAGTGCTATTATAGATAAGTTAATACCTGAAGATGTAAATCCCCATGAACCAAAATCCTATAATGAATTAGAAGAATTAAAACCAAACCATAATATAAAAAACAAACAAACACTACATAGAACAGGTGTTTTTACAGCTTTGGCAATAGGAATTCATAATTTTCCTGAAGGCTTTGCAACTTTTATATCCTCTTTAAATGATATATCAATTGGAATTACAATTGCTTTAGCAATAGCTATTCATAATATACCAGAGGGTATGGCTATATCACTACCCATATACCATGCAACAAATAATAAGAAAAAAGCTTTTTGGTATTCTACACTTTCTGGTTTTGCTGAACCAATTGGAGCGATTGTAGGATTTTTTCTACTTTACCCAATAATGGGAGAAGCTACATTAGGTGTAACTTTTGGTATCGTTGCAGGGATAATGATATATATATCTTTTGATGAGTTATTACCAGCTGCAAGAGTTTATGGCAATGCACATACAACAATTTTAGGACTTGTTTTAGGTATGTTTATTATGGCTTTAAGTCTTTTAACTTTCAATTTTATTTAA
- a CDS encoding L-lactate dehydrogenase, whose amino-acid sequence MSKSKIGVIGAGNVGAAIINALVLRNIGKELILFNRDKEKALAEVMDIDDTIPLLSEMQIKATNDYKDLEDCSIIAITVGARQKEDETRLELLGRNAKIMQDVVSNLDKYASDAILLIVSNPVDILTRVAQETSARAHNKIFGSGTVLDTSRLRYQLGKELEVNRKNIHVHVIGEHGDSEFAVWSNAIIGSIKLEDFPLKDSITLKKLKDKVMSITKKRAYEIIQRKGYTNFGVAVAVAKLIQCVIRDEKKIFSVSIKANKEYLLHKNTVLSLPCVIGRSGVENRLILTLSKKEKEKLLEASNSLNNAYKNLR is encoded by the coding sequence ATGTCAAAATCAAAAATTGGTGTTATTGGAGCAGGAAATGTTGGTGCAGCTATAATAAATGCACTAGTTTTGAGAAATATTGGAAAAGAGTTAATTCTATTTAATAGAGATAAAGAAAAAGCTCTAGCAGAGGTAATGGATATAGATGATACTATCCCTTTATTATCTGAAATGCAAATCAAAGCTACCAATGATTACAAAGACTTAGAAGATTGTTCTATTATAGCCATTACAGTTGGGGCTAGACAAAAAGAAGATGAAACAAGATTAGAACTTTTAGGAAGAAATGCCAAAATTATGCAAGATGTAGTTTCAAATCTTGATAAATATGCATCTGATGCTATATTACTTATAGTTTCAAATCCAGTTGATATATTAACAAGAGTTGCCCAAGAGACTTCTGCAAGAGCTCACAATAAAATCTTTGGTTCAGGAACGGTTTTAGATACTTCCAGACTAAGATATCAACTTGGAAAAGAGTTAGAAGTAAATAGAAAAAATATTCATGTTCATGTAATTGGGGAGCATGGTGATAGTGAATTTGCAGTTTGGTCTAATGCAATTATTGGTTCAATAAAACTTGAAGATTTTCCACTAAAAGATTCTATAACTCTTAAAAAGTTAAAAGACAAAGTGATGTCAATTACTAAAAAAAGAGCTTATGAAATAATCCAAAGAAAAGGTTATACTAATTTTGGAGTTGCAGTTGCAGTTGCAAAACTAATTCAATGTGTTATTAGAGATGAGAAAAAAATATTTTCAGTATCAATTAAAGCAAATAAAGAATACTTACTTCATAAAAATACAGTTCTTAGTCTACCTTGCGTAATTGGTAGAAGTGGCGTGGAAAATAGACTTATTTTAACTTTATCAAAGAAAGAGAAAGAAAAACTATTAGAAGCCTCTAATAGTTTAAATAATGCCTATAAAAATTTAAGATAA
- a CDS encoding manganese efflux pump MntP family protein has protein sequence MFEVLLLSFALAMDAFAVSIGLGVKNKTFDKFLALKIALFFGFFQGFMPLIGFLASVGLGDFIESIDHWVAFFLLSLIGGKMLYESFGESTEEEISVISNKVLLILAIATSIDAMAAGFTLNLLNLNPYLSMLIIAFVTFIFSFLGNFLGTRGGEFLEDKAEKIGGIVLIGIGLKILIEHTLLS, from the coding sequence TTGTTTGAAGTATTATTATTGTCATTTGCTTTGGCTATGGATGCTTTTGCCGTTTCTATTGGTTTAGGAGTAAAAAACAAAACATTTGATAAATTTTTAGCGCTAAAAATTGCTTTATTTTTTGGTTTTTTTCAAGGTTTTATGCCCTTAATTGGTTTTCTTGCAAGTGTTGGTTTAGGTGATTTTATTGAATCAATTGATCATTGGGTTGCATTTTTCCTTTTAAGTTTAATAGGTGGAAAGATGTTATATGAAAGTTTTGGTGAAAGTACGGAAGAAGAGATTAGTGTTATTTCCAACAAAGTTTTATTAATACTTGCAATTGCAACAAGTATTGATGCTATGGCAGCGGGATTTACCTTAAATCTATTAAATTTAAATCCTTATTTATCAATGTTAATTATTGCTTTTGTAACTTTTATATTCTCTTTTCTTGGAAATTTTTTAGGAACAAGAGGTGGAGAGTTTTTAGAAGATAAAGCAGAAAAAATTGGTGGAATAGTTCTAATAGGTATAGGTCTTAAAATACTAATAGAACATACTCTTTTATCTTAA
- a CDS encoding TRAP transporter substrate-binding protein codes for MKKLLMGTVAATLLATSGLAAEYTLKFSHVVSANTPKGKAADFFEKRLEELSGGKIDVQVYPSSQLYNDNAVVKALRLNSVQMAAPSFSKFGKIVPNLALFDLPFLFKDIDHLHRVQDGEVGQKLKDMVTAKGIVALDFWDNGFKQFSSSKKALIMPEDAEGQKFRIMSSKVLEEQIKAVGGNPQMMPFSEVYSGLQQGVIDAAENPISNIYTKKFHEVQKYLSISNHGYLGYLVVMSKKFWNSLPADLQANVKQAMKEATAKEREYAQQLNDSQFEQIKKYAKETGKLEIIELTPEQKEAWRKKVSTIYPDFYSDRKIGKDLIEGALNTK; via the coding sequence ATGAAAAAACTATTAATGGGAACAGTTGCAGCTACACTTTTAGCTACATCTGGATTAGCAGCAGAGTATACACTTAAGTTCTCTCATGTTGTTAGTGCTAACACACCAAAAGGGAAAGCAGCTGATTTTTTTGAAAAAAGATTAGAGGAACTTTCTGGGGGAAAAATTGATGTTCAGGTTTACCCATCATCTCAATTATATAATGACAATGCAGTAGTAAAAGCATTAAGATTAAATTCAGTTCAAATGGCAGCGCCATCTTTTTCTAAATTTGGTAAGATTGTACCAAACTTAGCTTTATTTGATTTACCTTTTCTTTTTAAAGATATTGACCACTTACATAGAGTTCAAGATGGTGAAGTGGGACAAAAACTTAAAGATATGGTAACAGCTAAAGGTATTGTTGCTTTAGATTTCTGGGACAATGGATTTAAACAATTCTCTTCATCTAAAAAAGCATTAATTATGCCAGAAGATGCAGAAGGTCAAAAATTTAGAATTATGTCTTCAAAAGTTCTTGAAGAACAAATTAAAGCGGTTGGAGGAAATCCTCAAATGATGCCTTTCTCTGAAGTTTATTCAGGATTACAACAAGGTGTTATTGATGCAGCAGAAAATCCAATCTCTAATATCTATACAAAAAAATTCCATGAAGTACAAAAATATCTTTCAATTTCTAACCACGGATACTTAGGATATTTAGTTGTTATGTCTAAAAAATTCTGGAACTCTTTACCTGCTGACTTACAAGCAAATGTAAAACAAGCTATGAAAGAAGCAACTGCAAAAGAGAGAGAATATGCACAACAATTAAATGATTCTCAATTTGAACAAATTAAAAAGTATGCAAAAGAGACTGGAAAATTAGAAATTATAGAGTTAACTCCTGAACAAAAAGAAGCTTGGAGAAAAAAAGTTAGTACAATTTATCCTGATTTTTACAGTGATAGAAAAATTGGAAAAGACTTAATTGAAGGTGCTTTAAATACTAAGTAA
- a CDS encoding TRAP transporter substrate-binding protein, with translation MTTTLKSVVSSIVIVPILLFTGCGEKKKEQKISEVQKALIKGEYILKFSHVVSPNTPKGKAASYFEKRLEELTKGRIDVQVYPSSQLYKDNAVLKALKLDSVQMAAPSFSKFGKIVPQLALFDLPFLFKDMAHLHRVQDGAVGQKLKDMVNSKGYIALNFWDNHFKQLSSSKKPLILPEDAKGQKFRIMSSKVLEEQFKAVGANPQMMPFSEVYSGLQQGVIDGQENTNSNIYTKKFHEVQKYLTVTNHGYLGYLVVMSEKFWNSLPKELQNDVIQAMNEATVKEREYAEELNTKQFNLIKEYAKQTGKLEIINLTKEQKDAWRTAVSKIYPDFYDKDKIGEDLIKGSLATE, from the coding sequence ATGACAACAACATTAAAATCAGTAGTGTCTAGTATTGTTATTGTGCCAATACTATTATTTACTGGTTGTGGGGAAAAGAAAAAAGAACAGAAAATTTCAGAAGTTCAAAAAGCTTTAATAAAGGGTGAATATATCCTTAAATTTTCACATGTAGTAAGTCCTAATACTCCTAAAGGTAAAGCTGCAAGTTATTTTGAAAAAAGACTTGAAGAGCTTACAAAAGGTAGAATTGATGTACAAGTTTATCCATCATCTCAACTTTATAAAGATAATGCTGTATTAAAAGCATTAAAACTTGATTCTGTTCAAATGGCAGCTCCAAGTTTTTCTAAGTTTGGGAAAATTGTACCTCAATTAGCACTTTTTGATTTACCTTTTCTATTTAAAGATATGGCACATTTACACAGAGTTCAAGATGGTGCAGTGGGTCAAAAACTAAAAGATATGGTTAATTCAAAAGGGTATATTGCTCTTAACTTTTGGGATAATCATTTCAAACAATTGTCCTCTTCTAAAAAACCTTTAATTCTTCCAGAAGATGCAAAAGGACAAAAGTTTAGAATTATGTCATCTAAAGTATTAGAAGAACAATTTAAAGCAGTTGGCGCTAATCCTCAAATGATGCCTTTTTCAGAAGTCTATTCTGGATTACAACAAGGGGTTATAGATGGACAAGAAAATACTAATTCAAATATCTACACAAAAAAATTCCATGAGGTTCAAAAGTACTTAACTGTAACCAATCATGGATATTTAGGATATTTAGTTGTTATGTCTGAAAAGTTTTGGAACTCATTACCTAAAGAGTTACAAAATGATGTTATTCAAGCTATGAATGAAGCAACGGTAAAAGAGAGGGAATATGCAGAAGAGTTAAATACCAAGCAATTTAACTTAATAAAAGAGTATGCAAAACAGACAGGTAAGTTAGAAATAATAAACCTAACAAAAGAGCAAAAAGATGCTTGGAGAACAGCTGTTAGTAAAATCTATCCTGATTTTTATGATAAAGATAAAATTGGTGAAGATTTAATTAAGGGCTCTTTAGCAACGGAGTAA